Genomic DNA from Fimbriimonas ginsengisoli Gsoil 348:
CCTGGCCGAGTGGAAATTCTCGCACAACGGCCAGTTCGACCTCAAGCGGATGCGAATAGGTCAAACGGTCCCCGAGCTCTTGGGGGTGGACGGGGTTTGCCCACGCTTCAGTCCTGACGGAAATCTTCTCTGCTACGTCTCGGTCGCCCCAAATTCCTCTGGACTCGAGGGATTGGAACCGTTCACCATGCCCGTGACCGAACTCGGTGGAGATCATGGAACCCAGGTCGCGGATACGATTCCGTTCGGCACTATCTGCTTTGCGGGTTCTGTACACAAACTGTATTTGGAGGGGGATCCTTCCATCCTCGATTTGGACACCGGCAATATCCAAAAACTGTCTGGCGTCGCGGCCGGGACCCGAATCTTCGACTGCGTGCCGTTATCGGCGCCTCGGTCTCCTCGACGGAGGCACCGGTAGACCTCGGTCGGAAGATGAAATTCAAGACCGTGGTGGGAGCACGAACGCCTTCGTCAGGTTGTCGACGAGGCGTGAGTCTTTCCTGCCACCTTAACGGAGGGCCGTTGGCGATTTGGTAGGGGGAGAACTTATAGGCAGTCGCGCCACCCAGGGTTAGGGTGATGTGGAGGATTCCGGTTTGTTTTTCGGCGGGGGTTCTTGCGTCGAAGACGAAGTTTCCCAGGGAGTACGCGACTAGGCAACGGCGGTGATGGGGGGCGGGGAGCCAGGCGATTTTTTGGAGGACGTGGGGGTGGTGGCCGAGGATGACGTCCGCCCCGGAAGTCGCGGCGAGGGTGGCGATGTGGATCTGGCGCTCGGTGACGCGCGAGGTCAGCTCGATTCCCCAGTGGCAGGAGATCACGACCACATCGGCAGTCGCCCGAGCCAAGGCGATGTCGGATTTCAGGCGGAGTTCGTCGAGATAGGAGATTCCGGACGCACCGGGGAAGTCGCAGTAGGCGAGGAAGGCAATCCGCAGTCCGTTCTTGCGGAGAACGAGCGGGCGGGGATCGGAGCCGACCGGATGGATACCTACTCGCGTTAGCGCCGAGACCGTGTCA
This window encodes:
- a CDS encoding CapA family protein → MTPILAALLLGSPTADLAAVGDLMLGRYVGRRISAEGVDRIFADSGDELRKADIAFGNLECVLSRRPFALSKQVLLRADPSNASGLSRAGFDILSVANNHSLDAGKAGLDDTVSALTRVGIHPVGSDPRPLVLRKNGLRIAFLAYCDFPGASGISYLDELRLKSDIALARATADVVVISCHWGIELTSRVTERQIHIATLAATSGADVILGHHPHVLQKIAWLPAPHHRRCLVAYSLGNFVFDARTPAEKQTGILHITLTLGGATAYKFSPYQIANGPPLRWQERLTPRRQPDEGVRAPTTVLNFIFRPRSTGASVEETEAPITARSRRFGSRPRRQTVFGYCRCPNRGWKDPPPNTVCVQNPQSR